In Mycteria americana isolate JAX WOST 10 ecotype Jacksonville Zoo and Gardens chromosome 3, USCA_MyAme_1.0, whole genome shotgun sequence, a single genomic region encodes these proteins:
- the RHAG gene encoding ammonium transporter Rh type A isoform X1 — translation MPSALDTNMRFKFSILALLLEVIIIILFGKFVEYDASDASQTLYPIFQDVHVMIFVGFGFLMTFLKKYGFSSVGVNMLIAAFGLQWGTLMQGFWHMERGKIQVNIKSMINADFSTATALISFGAVLGKTSPVQMLILTILEITIFACNEHLVTEILKATDAGASMTIHAFGAYFGLAVTLVLYRPGLKNKHENEESTYHSDIFAMIGTLFLWLFWPSFNSAIVPEPVFQTQAIVNTYYSLAACTVVTFALSSLVDQRGKFSMVLIQNATLAGGVAVGTCADLSIHPFDAMCIGSIAGIISVLGFHFLTPLLATNLNIQDTCGVHNLHGLPGILGGIAGIVVTAIKQEVRQGVHLSPGMQAAALGSTIGIALAGGTLTGVILKLPFLGQAPDQNCFDDSVYWEVPEEEKPREIHTNNYDEHSRFEATM, via the exons atGCCTTCAGCCCTTGACACCAACATGAGGTTCAAGTTCTCGATCCTGGCTCTTCTTCTGGAAGTGATCATcattattttgtttggaaaatttGTGGAATATGACGCCAGTGATGCCTCCCAAACTTTATACCCAA TCTTTCAGGATGTCCATGTGATGATATTTGTTGGATTTGGTTTCCTGATGACCTTTCTGAAGAAATATGGATTCAGCAGTGTCGGTGTCAACATGCTCATTGCTGCCTTCGGTCTCCAGTGGGGAACCCTGATGCAAGGATTTTGGCACATGGAAAGAGGGAAAATTCAAGTTAATATCAAAAG cATGATAAATGCAGACTTCAGTACAGCAactgctttgatttcatttgGAGCAGTCCTGGGGAAAACAAGTCCTGTTCAGATGCTGATCTTGACAATTCTGGAGATCACAATCTTTGCATGCAACGAACATCTAGTTACAGAAATACTTAAG GCCACAGATGCTGGAGCCTCCATGACTATCCATGCTTTTGGAGCTTATTTTGGTTTGGCCGTAACCCTAGTCTTGTATCGTCCtggtttgaaaaataaacatgaaaatgagGAATCTACCTATCATTCGGACATATTTGCCATGATTG GTACCCTGTTCCTTTGGCTTTTTTGGCCCAGTTTTAACTCTGCCATTGTACCTGAACCAGTTTTCCAGACTCAAGCAATTGTCAACACTTACTATTCCCTGGCTGCATGTACTGTCGTAACATTTGCCCTCTCCAGCCTGGTGGATCAAAGAGGCAAATTCAGTATG GTTCTCATTCAAAATGCCACCCTGGCAGGAGGAGTAGCAGTGGGTACCTGTGCTGACCTGTCAATCCACCCTTTTGATGCCATGTGCATTGGGAGCATTGCTGGAATCATCTCTGTCCTTGGGTTCCACTTCTTGACC CCTTTGTTGGCAACCAATCTGAACATTCAAGATACTTGTGGAGTTCATAATTTACATGGTTTACCTGGAATACTGGGAGGTATCGCTGGCATCGTAGTAACTGCAATAAAACAGGAAGTTAG GCAAGGTGTACACTTAAGTCCTGGCAtgcaggctgctgccctgggcagtACAATTGGAATTGCACTGGCAGGCGGAACATTGACAG GTGTTATTCTAAAGCTGCCCTTCTTGGGACAAGCACCTGATCAGAACTGCTTTGATGACTCTGTTTATTGGGAG GTTCCAGAAGAGGAGAAACCACGTGAAATTCATACCAACAACTATGATGAGCACAGCAGATTTGAAGCCACcatgtag
- the RHAG gene encoding ammonium transporter Rh type A isoform X2 — protein MPSALDTNMRFKFSILALLLEVIIIILFGKFVEYDASDASQTLYPIFQDVHVMIFVGFGFLMTFLKKYGFSSVGVNMLIAAFGLQWGTLMQGFWHMERGKIQVNIKSMINADFSTATALISFGAVLGKTSPVQMLILTILEITIFACNEHLVTEILKATDAGASMTIHAFGAYFGLAVTLVLYRPGLKNKHENEESTYHSDIFAMIGTLFLWLFWPSFNSAIVPEPVFQTQAIVNTYYSLAACTVVTFALSSLVDQRGKFSMVLIQNATLAGGVAVGTCADLSIHPFDAMCIGSIAGIISVLGFHFLTPLLATNLNIQDTCGVHNLHGLPGILGGIAGIVVTAIKQEVRKCIFDLMSDIVFWFK, from the exons atGCCTTCAGCCCTTGACACCAACATGAGGTTCAAGTTCTCGATCCTGGCTCTTCTTCTGGAAGTGATCATcattattttgtttggaaaatttGTGGAATATGACGCCAGTGATGCCTCCCAAACTTTATACCCAA TCTTTCAGGATGTCCATGTGATGATATTTGTTGGATTTGGTTTCCTGATGACCTTTCTGAAGAAATATGGATTCAGCAGTGTCGGTGTCAACATGCTCATTGCTGCCTTCGGTCTCCAGTGGGGAACCCTGATGCAAGGATTTTGGCACATGGAAAGAGGGAAAATTCAAGTTAATATCAAAAG cATGATAAATGCAGACTTCAGTACAGCAactgctttgatttcatttgGAGCAGTCCTGGGGAAAACAAGTCCTGTTCAGATGCTGATCTTGACAATTCTGGAGATCACAATCTTTGCATGCAACGAACATCTAGTTACAGAAATACTTAAG GCCACAGATGCTGGAGCCTCCATGACTATCCATGCTTTTGGAGCTTATTTTGGTTTGGCCGTAACCCTAGTCTTGTATCGTCCtggtttgaaaaataaacatgaaaatgagGAATCTACCTATCATTCGGACATATTTGCCATGATTG GTACCCTGTTCCTTTGGCTTTTTTGGCCCAGTTTTAACTCTGCCATTGTACCTGAACCAGTTTTCCAGACTCAAGCAATTGTCAACACTTACTATTCCCTGGCTGCATGTACTGTCGTAACATTTGCCCTCTCCAGCCTGGTGGATCAAAGAGGCAAATTCAGTATG GTTCTCATTCAAAATGCCACCCTGGCAGGAGGAGTAGCAGTGGGTACCTGTGCTGACCTGTCAATCCACCCTTTTGATGCCATGTGCATTGGGAGCATTGCTGGAATCATCTCTGTCCTTGGGTTCCACTTCTTGACC CCTTTGTTGGCAACCAATCTGAACATTCAAGATACTTGTGGAGTTCATAATTTACATGGTTTACCTGGAATACTGGGAGGTATCGCTGGCATCGTAGTAACTGCAATAAAACAGGAAGTTAG aaaatgcatctttgatTTGATGTCAGACATTGTGTTCTGGTTTAAATAG
- the LOC142407962 gene encoding cytochrome P450 2K4-like — translation MGWVNLVPVGLLFILILLLILKRQHVWKSHARENFPPGPRPLPIIGNLHIMDLKRPYLTMLELSKTYGSVFSIQMGLRKVVVLSGYETVKEALVNQADAFAGRPKIPVIEETGKGKGVIFSDGENWKVMRRFTLTTLRDFGMGKKAIEDRVVEEYRCLADTIEAQKGKPLEMTLMMNAAVANVIVSILLGKRYDYEDPTFKRLLSLVNENVRLFGTPLVSMYNMFPVLGFLLKGHKIFIQNVKEINAFIKVTFTEYLKALDRNDQRSFIDTFLVRQQEENGKANGYFHNENLTEVVRNLFTAGMETTSTTLRWGLLLMMKYPEIQKKVQEEIEQVIGSSPPRIEHRTQMPYTDAVVHEIQRFANILPLNLPHETTEDVTLKGYFIPKGTYIVPLLASVLRDKSQWEKPDIFYPEHFLDSEGKFVKKDAFMPFSAGRRICAGETLAKMELFLFFTSLLQRFTFHPPPGVSISDLDLSPSIGITIPPVTHEVCAVPRS, via the exons ATGGGTTGGGTCAATCTTGTTCCTGTAGGGTTACTGTTTATACTCATTCTCCTGCTGATTCTGAAAAGACAACATGTCTGGAAGAGCCACGCAAGAGAAAACTTTCCCCCAGGACCCAGGCCTTTACCCATCATTGGAAATCTGCACATCATGGATCTGAAGAGACCTTACCTGACAATGCTAGAG CTATCCAAAACATACGGCTCAGTCTTCAGCATTCAGATGGGACTAAGGAAAGTGGTGGTGCTCTCAGGATATGAGACAGTGAAGGAAGCTCTGGTGAACCAGGCGGATGCATTTGCAGGGCGACCTAAAATACCAGTCattgaagaaacaggaaaaggaaaag gaGTTATATTTTCTGATGGAGAAAATTGGAAAGTGATGCGAAGATTTACTCTTACAACTCTACGAGACTTTGGAATGGGCAAGAAGGCCATAGAGGATCGTGTTGTAGAGGAGTATAGATGCCTGGCAGACACCATTGAGGCACAGAAAG GGAAGCCTCTTGAGATGACTCTGATGATGAACGCTGCTGTTGCTAATGTGATCGTATCCATATTGCTTGGAAAGAGATATGACTATGAAGACCCCACGTTCAAAAGACTCCTGTCATTGGTGAATGAAAATGTCAGGCTTTTTGGAACTCCATTGGTTTCG ATGTACAACATGTTCCCAGTCCTTGGATTCCTCTTGAAGGGCCACAAAATTTTTATTCAGAACGTAAAAGAAATCAATGCTTTTATCAAGGTGACTTTCACAGAATATCTCAAAGCCTTGGACAGAAACGACCAGAGGAGCTTCATTGACACTTTCCTTGTGAGACAACAAGAG GAGAATGGAAAGGCCAATGGATATTTCCATAATGAAAATTTAACTGAGGTTGTGAGAAATCTGTTTACAGCTGGCATGGAGACCACGTCCACCACTTTGCGCTGGGGCCTTCTGCTCATGATGAAATATCCTGAAATTCAGA aaaaagtCCAAGAAGAGATAGAGCAAGTGATAGGGTCAAGTCCCCCACGAATCGAGCATCGAACTCAAATGCCATATACGGATGCTGTCGTCCATGAAATTCAAAGGTTTGCTAATATCCTGCCATTGAACTTGCCTCATGAGACTACTGAAGATGTGACCCTCAAAGGCTATTTCATTCCCAAG GGAACCTACATTGTGCCCTTACTGGCCTCTGTCCTGCGAGACAAATCCCAGTGGGAAAAACCAGACATCTTCTACCCTGAGCATTTCCTCGACTCTGAGGGGAAGTTTGTAAAGAAAGACGCTTTCATGCCTTTTTCAGCAG GGCGGAGGATCTGTGCTGGAGAGACTCTTGCCAAAATGgagctctttctcttcttcaccAGCCTCCTGCAGAGGTTCACCTTCCACCCTCCCCCTGGAGTTTCCATCTCAGACCTAGACCTCTCTCCCTCCATTGGGATCACCATCCCCCCAGTGACTCATGAGGTCTGTGCAGTGCCACGTTCCTAG